The proteins below are encoded in one region of Chiloscyllium plagiosum isolate BGI_BamShark_2017 chromosome 7, ASM401019v2, whole genome shotgun sequence:
- the mstnb gene encoding growth/differentiation factor 8 produces MQTSQVLIYLALFGALGRVGGRDGAHANLTDIKTESLEKGPDSDYNVSECSACRWRKENKALRLESIKSQILSKLRLKEAPNISRDTVNQLLPKAPPLQQLLDQYDIQGDDNNDALLEEDDYHATTETLITMATEPEPSVQVDDKPKCCSFKISPKMQFNKVVKAHLWIYLRPVKQTTTVFMQILRLKPVGQEWTNHTPIRSLKFDINSGTGHWQSIDFKRVLQNWLKQPESNWGIQINASDINGIDLAVTSPGVGEEGLQPFLEVKVTETSKRSRRNLGLDCDEHSTESRCCRYPLTVDFEAFGWDWIIAPKRYKANYCSGQCEYMFLQKFPHTHLVQQANPRGSAGPCCTPTKMSPINMLYFNGREQIIYGKIPAMVVDRCGCS; encoded by the exons ATGCAAACATCACAAGTGCTAATTTACCTGGCTCTCTTTGGTGCACTTGGTCGAGTAGGTGGTAGAGATGGTGCTCACGCGAATTTGACAGATATTAAAACGGAATCGCTAGAGAAAGGGCCAGACAGTGACTATAACGTGTCCGAGTGCTCGGCTTGTAGGTGGAGGAAGGAGAATAAGGCACTGAGACTGGAATCTATTAAATCGCAAATTCTGAGCAAACTGCGTCTCAAAGAAGCGCCCAACATTAGTCGGGATACAGTGAACCAACTTTTACCGAAAGCTCCTCCTCTCCAACAACTACTTGATCAATATGATATCCAAGGGGATGATAATAATGACGCCTTATTAGAAGAGGACGATTATCATGCTACAACTGAAACTCTCATCACCATGGCCACGGAGC CTGAACCTAGTGTCCAAGTCGATGACAAACCGAAATGTTGTTCCTTCAAGATCAGCCCCAAAATGCAGTTCAATAAAGTAGTCAAAGCCCATCTCTGGATATACCTGCGACCAGTGAAGCAAACGACGACAGTCTTCATGCAGATTCTGCGACTAAAGCCAGTCGGACAAGAATGGACTAACCACACACCCATTCGCTCTTTAAAATTCGACATTAACTCCGGCACTGGCCATTGGCAAAGTATAGACTTCAAACGTGTACTACAAAACTGGCTCAAGCAACCTGAATCGAACTGGGGCATCCAAATCAATGCGTCTGACATCAACGGTATCGATCTGGCTGTCACCTCCCCAGGAGTCGGGGAGGAAGGATTG CAACCGTTCCTCGAAGTAAAGGTAACGGAAACATCAAAACGGTCCAGAAGAAACCTTGGTCTTGACTGTGACGAACACTCGACTGAATCTCGCTGTTGTCGTTATCCCCTCACAGTGGACTTTGAGGCTTTCGGTTGGGACTGGATAATAGCACCCAAAAGATACAAAGCCAATTATTGTTCAGGACAATGCGAGTACATGTTCCTGCAAAAATTCCCTCATACCCATCTCGTACAGCAGGCCAATCCTAGAGGTTCGGCTGGACCCTGTTGCACCCCGACTAAGATGTCCCCTATTAATATGTTATATTTTAACGGAAGAGAACAAATCATCTATGGAAAAATACCAGCAATGGTAGTGGATCGCTGTGGTTGCTCTTGA